CCACACAACACTGTCCGAATAGTAAGGAAAGAAGAGAGGAGAAGTACGTGTTCAAGAGAGTTCTTGGCGGCGCTTTTGCCGCGCTTGCTTCGGTAGCGACTCTGGCTGCGCCTGCCGCCGCGGGGGTTGTCGTCTATGAAGAAGGCGACAAGAAGATCGAGATCGGGGGGCGCATTCAGATCCAGTATGCGAGGGTCGATCCCGACGACGGAGACGCGAGAGACGAGGTTTTCTTCCGCCGCTTGCGCCCCTATATCTCAGGCACGGTGTCCAAGGACTGGGTCGGCAAGATCCAGTTCGACTTCGGCAAAAGCCTCGACGGCAACGAGGTTGCGGTCAAGGACGCCTACATGCAGTACAAGGGCTGGAAGAACAAGAAGCTCACGATCGGCAATTCGAAGACACCGTTCTCGCGTGAGTTCTTGACGTCGTCGAAGCGTCAGCAGACCGTCGAGCGTGGTTTCGTCGGTGACCACAACTTCGGCACACCCGATCGGCAGCTCGGCTTCAAGCTCGAGGGCCACAACGACAGCAAGAAGGTCAATTGGGCCCTCGCGCTCGGTAGCCAGCAGCTCGACCCCGATGCCAAAATAATGGACTTCGATTCGCCGGCCAACAACGCCGCGGATTGGAACCAGGGCATCGTGGTCGCGGGGCGGGTCGATTTCCACCCCCGGGGAGCGATGAAGTTCGACCAAGGGGACTTCCACAGCGACGGCTTCAAGAGCTCGTTCAGCGTCGCGGCATTCACCTGGGCCAACGACGACGACAACAACACGCGTACCGACCCGACCACGGGTTTGAGCACAAGCTCCTCGAAGCCGGATCTCGATAGCGCCGAGGGTTTCGAGTTGAGCGCCGGCGTCCGCGGCAAAGGTCTCTCGGTTGACGCCGAGTATCAGCTGATCTCCGGCGACACCGTCGATCCGACTTTCACCGGAGGGGTATACCGCGGCGGTACCACCGATCTCGACAAGATGCAGATCGAAGGCGGCTACATGCTGAAGGGCAGTCCAGTCGAGCTTGTGGCAGCCTGGGAGACCCTGGACGCCGACAACTATGAGACGTCGTGGGACGCTACGGAGCTCGGCATCAACTACTTCTGGAACAAGCACAAGGTAAAGGTCCAGTTCACCTATCGCATGGGACAGAATGTGTTTGGTGTCAAAGGCGACGACGCGGACACCGGTCTCCTCCAGTGGCAGTTCGTGTTCTAGCGGTAGCCTAATCCAGGCGGACGACCGCGGTCGTCCGCCCCGCCCCCAGATCCGAGCTGTAACCTATGTCCCCGGGTCGACCTGTTACCTATCTGTCCGGGCCAAACAGCTTGTCTCGACCGTCTTCTCCTCTCTTCGAGGTGGACGCGGACTGGGGTACTCTGGTGCGGTCCGGGGCCGGCTGACACTTTCCATGGGCGAGAAGTTCTACATCAGCGCGCAGGGACTCTTGGAGGATTCCTTCCGCCTCGGCGCGAAAGTCCTCGAAAGCGGGTTCAAGCCGAGCTTCATCGTCGCCATTTGGCGGGGCGGAGCGCCGATCGGTATGGCGGTCCAGGAGTTTCTCGACTACCACGGGGTACCTACCGACCACATCGCCATCAGGACGTCCTCGTATCAAGGAATCGACGGTCGGTCTCCGACAGTTCGCATTCACGGGACCAGCTACCTGATCAAGAACCTCGAGTTCGAGGATCGCCTGTTGATCGTCGACGACGTTTTCGACACTGGCTACACGATCCAGGCGTTGATCGCGCATCTGCGAGAAAAGTCGCGGCTAAACACTCCTGAGGACATCCGGGTCGCAGTGCCGTACTACAAGCCGTCGCGAAACGAGACGGATCTGGTGCCGGACTACTACCTCCACGAGACCGACCGGTGGATCAAGTTCCCGTACTCGCTCGAGGGCTTGACCATAGACGAGATTCGCGAGAAGCGGCCGGAGGTCTGGGAGGTCATCAAGGGGTCGGTGGCTC
The genomic region above belongs to bacterium and contains:
- a CDS encoding hypoxanthine phosphoribosyltransferase, encoding MGEKFYISAQGLLEDSFRLGAKVLESGFKPSFIVAIWRGGAPIGMAVQEFLDYHGVPTDHIAIRTSSYQGIDGRSPTVRIHGTSYLIKNLEFEDRLLIVDDVFDTGYTIQALIAHLREKSRLNTPEDIRVAVPYYKPSRNETDLVPDYYLHETDRWIKFPYSLEGLTIDEIREKRPEVWEVIKGSVAQVSE